The genomic region GCAGGCGCCGCAATCAATGCAGGTGCCTTCGTCGCATTTGGCCTTGCCGTCTTCCAGGGAAAGAGCCTGCACGGGGCAAACATCCACGCAGGCCCCGCATCCGATGCAAGTGTCTTTATCGATCTTGACTGCCATTTCTATCTCCTGTGTAAGGTTTTGTCCAAGATTCCTGCCAAAGCCGGATTCGTCAAGGAAAATCTATTCTTTGGCCTTGCCCTGGTCAGCCACCACTTTTTGGGCTTGGGCCAGCTCGTCCGCGTCGGCCAGGTAATAGCGTTTTGCCACGCTCAGGTCGGATTTGAATTCATAAACCAGCGGTATGCCGGTGGGGATGTTCAAGCCGACGATATCCGCGTCGCTGATCCCGTCGAGGTTTTTAACGATGGCGCGGAGGCTGTTGCCGTGGGCGGAAACGATCATCCTTCGCCCGGCCTTCAGCCTGGGGACGATCACCTCATCCCAGAAGGGCATGGCGCGTTCGCAGGTGTCTTTCAGCGATTCGCAGAGGGGAAGCCGGTCTTTCTCGAGACCGGCGTAGCGGGGGTCGAAGCCCGGATGGCGCGGGTCGGTAAGTTCCAGTGCGGGCGGAGGAACGTCGAAGCTGCGGCGCCAGGTCATCACCTTCTCTTCCCCGTATTTGGCGGCTGTCTCGGCTTTGTTGAGCCCCTGCAAGGCTCCGTAGTGGCGTTCGTTGAGGCGCCAGTCTTTGTGGATGGGCAGATACATGAGATCCATCTCGTCAAGCACCAGCCAGAGGGTGCGGATGGCGCGTTTGAGCACGGAGGTCCAGGCTTCGTCGAATTCAAAGCCCGCCGCGGCCAGGCGCTGTCCGGCGATCCTTGCTTCCCGGACGCCCTTTTCGGAAAGGTCCACGTCGGTCCAGCCGGTGAATAAGTTTTCCTTGTTCCAAATACTTTCGCCGTGGCGGACAAGCACTATCTTATACA from Candidatus Cloacimonadota bacterium harbors:
- a CDS encoding 4Fe-4S binding protein → MAVKIDKDTCIGCGACVDVCPVQALSLEDGKAKCDEGTCIDCGACIGTCPVQAISE
- the gpmA gene encoding 2,3-diphosphoglycerate-dependent phosphoglycerate mutase, encoding MYKIVLVRHGESIWNKENLFTGWTDVDLSEKGVREARIAGQRLAAAGFEFDEAWTSVLKRAIRTLWLVLDEMDLMYLPIHKDWRLNERHYGALQGLNKAETAAKYGEEKVMTWRRSFDVPPPALELTDPRHPGFDPRYAGLEKDRLPLCESLKDTCERAMPFWDEVIVPRLKAGRRMIVSAHGNSLRAIVKNLDGISDADIVGLNIPTGIPLVYEFKSDLSVAKRYYLADADELAQAQKVVADQGKAKE